The genomic segment CGGCGAAATTTCCGGCGTGGAAAGCGTGGCGATAATTCATGGCCCGTCCCCTAGCAGGGCGCGGCCTGCGCCGCCATGGTTTGGCGATCCGGGCGCCAGCCCCGTACGACTACGAGGCCGGCGCCAGTTCCAAATCCAGCGATTTTTCAATTAGTTTGGCCGCGCTGGGCGATTTGGCCGCAGAGCCCCGATTAACGCGCTGTTTAACCCCCGATGCTAGTTCTTGCTTTGCGAAAGACCGGCGGTTGTACGCCAGGACTTTCAAGAGAACCTGCGTTAGCCGGCCGGTCGGGCGGTGGTCGAGCCACCCTGCGGCGCCTTGGGGAGTTGAAGATGGCGGTTGATTTGTCGATGTCGGTTCTGGTGGTGGACGACTATAGCACCATGATCCGGATCATTCGTAATCTTCTCAAGCAGCTTGGTTTTGAGAATATCGATGACGCCAGCGACGGCTCGGCAGCGCTCGCCAAGATGCGCACCAAGAAGTACGGCCTGGTGATTTCCGACTGGAACATGGAGCCGATGACCGGCTACGACCTGCTGAAGGAAGTGCGCGCCGATCCGAACCTGTCGCAGACCCCGTTCATCATGATCACCGCGGAGTCGAAGACCGAGAACGTGATTGCGGCCAAGAAGGCAGGCGTCAACA from the Rhodopseudomonas palustris genome contains:
- a CDS encoding response regulator; translated protein: MAVDLSMSVLVVDDYSTMIRIIRNLLKQLGFENIDDASDGSAALAKMRTKKYGLVISDWNMEPMTGYDLLKEVRADPNLSQTPFIMITAESKTENVIAAKKAGVNNYIVKPFNAATLKTKIEAVFPDHVAA